A genomic stretch from Luteolibacter flavescens includes:
- a CDS encoding L,D-transpeptidase — translation MKFPGFRSLALFAFAGAALALSSCTTIKPSGPQTSFKFDPPVKQPTGSGAIRVKMSTGAQRLYVVQGDDVLLATPICVGTASTPTPHGTFPIRAKKAERRRASSPGAGYPMTYWMEFYSPAYGMHWGFVKPYPSTHGCVRLPLNSARKIFNLVKVGTPIDISRSQPWDETIGKTLPTLDDSALPNPPTSYMMSPQVFSDAQKGKMWEF, via the coding sequence ATGAAGTTCCCAGGTTTCCGTTCCCTCGCCCTCTTCGCATTTGCGGGGGCGGCACTCGCGCTGAGCTCCTGCACCACCATCAAGCCGAGCGGCCCACAGACGTCCTTCAAATTCGACCCGCCGGTGAAGCAGCCGACCGGGAGCGGCGCGATCCGCGTGAAGATGAGCACCGGCGCGCAGCGTCTCTACGTGGTGCAGGGTGACGACGTGCTGCTCGCCACGCCCATCTGCGTCGGCACGGCCTCCACCCCCACGCCGCACGGCACCTTCCCCATCCGCGCGAAGAAGGCCGAGCGCCGCCGCGCCAGCAGCCCGGGTGCCGGCTACCCGATGACCTACTGGATGGAGTTCTACAGCCCGGCCTACGGCATGCACTGGGGCTTCGTGAAGCCCTACCCCTCCACCCACGGCTGCGTGCGCCTGCCGCTGAATTCCGCCCGCAAGATCTTCAACCTCGTGAAGGTCGGCACGCCCATCGACATCTCCCGCAGCCAGCCGTGGGACGAAACCATCGGCAAGACCCTGCCGACGCTGGATGACAGCGCGCTGCCAAACCCGCCGACTTCCTACATGATGAGCCCGCAGGTCTTCAGCGACGCGCAGAAGGGCAAGATGTGGGAGTTCTGA
- a CDS encoding ECF-type sigma factor yields the protein MDGVEEFSHYSEDDVRRLYPILRAMAGERMAFERPGNTLQPTALAHEAWLRMRSSGDQSWKNTAHFFTAAAETMRRILIDRARRRKRPKHAGDLERVPLTDAENEVENEDEPMLQVNAALEKLKKVNPPRAQVVLLKFFGGLTNQEVAEEMGVTERTVERYWAYSKTWLYREIRGQR from the coding sequence ATGGACGGGGTTGAGGAATTCTCCCACTACTCGGAGGACGACGTGCGTCGCCTCTACCCGATCCTGCGTGCCATGGCGGGAGAGCGGATGGCCTTCGAGCGGCCGGGCAATACCCTGCAGCCGACGGCCCTCGCCCACGAGGCCTGGCTGCGCATGCGCTCCAGCGGCGACCAGAGCTGGAAGAATACCGCGCACTTCTTCACCGCGGCCGCGGAGACGATGCGCCGCATCCTCATCGACAGGGCGCGCCGCCGGAAGCGCCCGAAGCACGCCGGAGATCTGGAACGCGTGCCCCTCACCGATGCGGAAAACGAGGTGGAGAACGAGGACGAGCCGATGCTCCAGGTGAACGCCGCGCTGGAGAAGCTGAAGAAGGTGAATCCGCCCCGCGCCCAGGTCGTGCTGCTGAAATTCTTCGGCGGGCTGACAAACCAGGAGGTCGCCGAGGAGATGGGAGTGACCGAGCGTACCGTCGAGCGCTATTGGGCGTATTCGAAAACCTGGCTCTACCGCGAAATCCGCGGTCAGCGCTGA
- a CDS encoding cation:proton antiporter, whose amino-acid sequence MLAFQTLAAGAADVSPLFGVLSMVLLLAVLMSLLLSKLKQNLLIGYLLCGLIIANTPLLGSFGSHDSPMDGVVAHLAELGVILLMFTLGVEFSLGELRHLWKVSLIGGGIQVGTISLVGGTIAWFCGIRPQAEVVVLAVSVALSSTAVSMKSFQDMGQSNNPGARTALAIALFDDIVVILFLLILPGLYGKGEGSMGGEIGIALGKGVLFLGGTLLLGRFGITPLLHAVARTRSRELFTLSVVALCSGVAVLGALLGLSPALGAFAAGLVVSESIYRHRIMADIMPFKDLFLAIFFVSVGLQIDLQGVAADWVRIVGFSILILIVKGTVAFNVARIFKLPLRPALLTGAALSSSGEFSLVLLGKAADYRPADPAIQQLLLSCAALTMAMVPMLMRGSGPLCQWLERHGRRGASPLPSDPLTPMHAIKEIKDHAVICGYGPVGKALNAALKESGVDTLIIELNSDTVRALKAAGQPVLFADASHPEALELAGIGRARMIAFTFPSVEHISAAVPVVRELNPGIVIFARTKFSTEAEALREITVEIIHDERESAVAMIRAAKEVYQRVMLSPEEVRAIAER is encoded by the coding sequence GTGCTTGCCTTCCAGACCCTTGCCGCCGGAGCTGCGGATGTCTCGCCCCTCTTCGGGGTGCTCAGCATGGTGCTGCTGCTGGCGGTGCTGATGTCGCTGCTGCTGTCGAAGCTGAAGCAGAATCTCCTGATCGGCTACCTGCTCTGCGGCCTCATCATTGCGAATACGCCGCTGCTGGGCTCCTTCGGCTCGCACGATTCGCCCATGGATGGCGTGGTCGCGCACCTCGCGGAGCTGGGCGTCATCCTGCTGATGTTCACGCTGGGGGTGGAGTTTTCGCTCGGGGAGCTGCGGCATCTCTGGAAGGTCTCGCTGATCGGCGGCGGCATCCAGGTGGGCACCATCTCGCTCGTTGGCGGGACCATCGCGTGGTTCTGCGGGATACGGCCGCAGGCGGAGGTGGTGGTGCTGGCGGTCTCGGTGGCGCTGAGTTCCACCGCCGTCTCCATGAAGTCCTTCCAGGACATGGGACAGTCGAACAATCCCGGGGCCAGGACCGCGCTGGCGATCGCCCTCTTCGATGACATCGTGGTCATCCTCTTCCTGCTCATCCTGCCCGGGCTGTATGGGAAGGGCGAGGGGTCGATGGGCGGGGAAATCGGCATCGCCCTCGGGAAAGGGGTGCTCTTCCTCGGCGGCACGCTTTTGCTCGGGCGCTTCGGCATCACGCCGCTGCTGCACGCCGTGGCGCGCACGCGCAGCCGGGAGCTTTTCACGCTGTCGGTGGTCGCCCTCTGCTCGGGGGTCGCGGTGCTTGGCGCGCTGCTGGGGCTCTCCCCGGCGCTCGGTGCCTTCGCCGCGGGTCTGGTGGTCAGCGAGTCGATCTACCGTCACCGCATCATGGCGGACATCATGCCCTTCAAGGATCTCTTCCTCGCGATCTTCTTCGTCTCCGTGGGGCTCCAGATCGATCTCCAGGGCGTGGCGGCGGACTGGGTGCGCATCGTCGGCTTCAGCATCCTCATCCTCATCGTGAAGGGCACCGTGGCCTTCAATGTCGCGCGCATCTTCAAGCTCCCGCTGCGGCCCGCCCTGCTCACCGGGGCGGCGCTTTCCAGCTCCGGGGAATTCTCGCTCGTCCTGCTGGGGAAGGCCGCCGACTACCGCCCGGCCGACCCCGCCATCCAGCAGCTCCTGCTGAGCTGCGCCGCGCTGACCATGGCCATGGTGCCCATGCTCATGCGCGGCAGCGGCCCGCTCTGCCAGTGGCTGGAGCGCCATGGCCGCCGTGGCGCGAGCCCGCTGCCGTCCGATCCCCTGACGCCGATGCATGCGATCAAGGAGATCAAGGACCACGCCGTCATCTGCGGCTACGGCCCGGTGGGCAAGGCGCTGAATGCCGCGCTGAAGGAAAGCGGCGTGGACACCCTGATCATCGAGCTGAATTCCGATACCGTCCGCGCGCTGAAGGCCGCCGGGCAGCCCGTCCTCTTCGCCGATGCCTCCCACCCCGAGGCGCTGGAGCTGGCAGGCATCGGCCGCGCCCGCATGATCGCCTTCACCTTCCCCTCGGTGGAGCACATCAGCGCGGCGGTCCCCGTCGTGCGCGAGCTGAATCCCGGCATCGTCATCTTTGCCCGCACGAAATTCTCCACGGAAGCCGAGGCGCTGCGCGAGATCACCGTCGAGATCATCCACGACGAGCGCGAGTCCGCGGTGGCGATGATCCGTGCGGCGAAGGAGGTCTACCAGCGCGTCATGCTGTCGCCGGAGGAAGTCCGCGCCATCGCCGAGCGCTGA
- a CDS encoding 4a-hydroxytetrahydrobiopterin dehydratase: protein MSDLLEDDDLSSALKKCPEWEYEKNAINRTFEFEEFMDGIDFVNSVADISDEAQHHPDIRISYTKVTLKLTTHDAGGVTDADVELAQRIDNLVD, encoded by the coding sequence ATGTCCGACCTGCTCGAAGACGACGACCTGTCCTCCGCCCTGAAGAAGTGCCCCGAGTGGGAGTACGAAAAGAACGCGATCAACCGCACCTTTGAATTCGAGGAATTCATGGACGGCATCGACTTCGTCAACAGCGTGGCCGACATCTCCGATGAAGCCCAGCACCACCCGGACATCCGCATCAGCTACACGAAGGTGACGCTGAAGCTGACGACCCACGATGCCGGCGGCGTGACCGATGCCGACGTCGAGCTCGCCCAGCGCATCGACAACCTGGTGGACTGA
- a CDS encoding LysE family translocator, translating into MNLALELAAFSGLMALGQFSPGPDMILITRTALADGAKAGALMGLGIATGLCIHTSVAVGGLAVAFEQSPGIRQAISWSAAAYLLWLAWCLLRSAFATPAAGGEVVAVPARRGPYVRGFICNLLNPKAVIFLAATCAPFLTGPHPSWWPFAIAILVIVQGGTLWALWSWLLQWRPLRSRYERSARWIDGVFGFALAALAVKLLVAP; encoded by the coding sequence GTGAATCTCGCGCTCGAACTCGCCGCCTTCTCCGGCCTGATGGCGCTGGGCCAATTCAGCCCCGGGCCGGACATGATCCTCATCACCCGGACGGCGCTGGCGGATGGCGCGAAGGCCGGTGCCCTCATGGGGCTGGGAATCGCCACCGGCCTCTGCATCCACACGTCCGTCGCCGTGGGCGGGCTGGCAGTCGCCTTCGAGCAGAGCCCGGGCATCCGCCAGGCGATCTCATGGTCAGCGGCGGCGTATCTGCTGTGGCTCGCGTGGTGCCTGCTGCGCTCCGCTTTCGCCACGCCCGCGGCAGGCGGGGAAGTCGTCGCCGTGCCCGCAAGACGCGGCCCGTACGTGCGCGGCTTCATCTGCAATCTGCTGAATCCGAAAGCGGTGATTTTCCTCGCGGCGACGTGCGCGCCCTTCCTGACCGGACCGCATCCGTCATGGTGGCCTTTTGCAATCGCCATCCTGGTGATCGTTCAGGGTGGCACGCTGTGGGCCCTCTGGTCGTGGCTGCTCCAGTGGCGGCCGCTGCGCTCGCGCTACGAGAGATCGGCACGGTGGATCGATGGCGTCTTCGGCTTCGCGCTCGCCGCGCTCGCGGTGAAGCTGCTGGTCGCGCCATGA
- a CDS encoding serine/threonine protein kinase, with product MQIPDAVQRREFLERTFHGDPQGRESMEELLDLAGTSSAFFLEGRMRTAELAQEIIDELPEDQLPPPEEPATGIEQEGDSIGRYTLLRKIGEGGGGEIFEAVQDGMVRTVALKIIRSGMDTESVVSRFEAERQTLEIMEHPNIARVLDAGRTVHGRPYFVMELVRGPRITTFCETERLDIPARIELFLKVCQAIQHAHQKGVVHRDIKPANILVENVDGTHVPKVIDFGIAKALQGPLHGRGGMTQMGQFIGTPAYMSPEQIDMGGMDIDTRADLYSLGALLYELLAGRPPFDTEKLLEMGMTEMRRVLIEDNPPLPSEVARTPAEEGKGNTLPGPGEKWANALRGDLDWVVFKAMEKERNRRYQTANSLAMDLRRYLRNEPVSARKPSRGYYMRKFFQRNRAACLLGAAMLISLVVGFGTTTALYFREKEALSEQARLKQQAQARANVSRAAILLSEGNTAGADRLLRQDSLESIEASPEAAEVFRSLGRWNAVFGRWDQAAACFRMMNEANRLGDPIRILEGTDLLMTAPSYLEAGDRKAYLEFRDEMLERHLPTRNALQAEHLLKVCLLIPAEPAVLKRLDAAAQMCRDHKPGKPGIPEWNALSLSIYHFRKGDYQQAIKDADKCISYKDAAGSRAAAARCLIAMSRHKLGDAKEARSNMEKVRAELARVESLIDEAGFPPIGTWFSWAMVRILEREAAAMTGI from the coding sequence ATGCAAATCCCCGACGCCGTGCAGCGTCGCGAATTCCTCGAGCGGACCTTCCACGGCGACCCGCAGGGACGGGAGAGCATGGAGGAGCTGCTGGACCTGGCAGGCACCTCGTCGGCCTTCTTCCTGGAGGGTCGCATGCGGACCGCGGAGCTGGCGCAGGAGATCATCGACGAGCTGCCGGAGGATCAACTGCCGCCCCCGGAAGAGCCCGCGACCGGCATCGAGCAGGAAGGCGACTCGATCGGCCGCTACACCCTGCTCCGGAAGATCGGCGAGGGCGGCGGCGGCGAGATCTTCGAGGCCGTACAGGACGGCATGGTGCGCACCGTCGCGCTGAAGATCATCCGTAGCGGCATGGACACGGAGTCCGTGGTATCGCGCTTCGAGGCGGAGCGACAGACGCTGGAGATCATGGAGCACCCGAATATCGCGCGGGTGCTGGATGCGGGGCGGACTGTGCACGGCAGGCCCTACTTCGTGATGGAACTGGTGCGCGGGCCGCGGATCACCACCTTCTGCGAGACCGAGCGGCTGGACATCCCCGCGCGCATCGAGCTCTTCCTGAAAGTCTGCCAGGCGATCCAGCACGCCCACCAGAAGGGCGTGGTCCACCGCGACATCAAGCCGGCAAACATCCTCGTCGAGAACGTGGACGGGACCCATGTGCCGAAGGTGATCGACTTCGGCATCGCGAAGGCGCTGCAAGGCCCGCTGCACGGGCGGGGCGGGATGACGCAGATGGGGCAATTCATCGGCACCCCCGCCTACATGAGCCCGGAGCAGATCGACATGGGCGGCATGGACATCGACACGCGAGCCGACCTCTACAGCCTCGGCGCGCTGCTCTACGAACTGCTCGCGGGGCGTCCCCCTTTCGACACGGAGAAGCTGCTGGAAATGGGCATGACCGAGATGCGCCGCGTGCTCATCGAGGACAATCCTCCCCTGCCCTCCGAGGTCGCGCGGACCCCTGCCGAAGAAGGGAAAGGCAACACCCTGCCCGGCCCGGGCGAAAAGTGGGCGAATGCGCTGCGCGGGGATCTCGACTGGGTCGTCTTCAAGGCGATGGAGAAGGAGCGGAACCGCCGCTACCAGACGGCGAACAGCCTGGCCATGGACCTGCGCCGGTACCTGCGGAACGAGCCGGTGAGCGCACGCAAGCCGAGCCGCGGCTACTACATGCGGAAATTCTTCCAGCGGAACCGCGCCGCGTGCCTGCTGGGCGCGGCCATGCTGATCTCGCTGGTGGTGGGCTTCGGCACCACCACGGCGCTCTATTTCCGTGAAAAGGAGGCCCTGTCCGAGCAAGCCCGCCTGAAGCAGCAGGCGCAGGCACGGGCAAACGTCTCGCGCGCGGCCATCCTGCTCAGCGAGGGGAATACCGCCGGGGCGGACCGCCTGCTGCGGCAGGACTCGCTGGAGTCGATCGAGGCTTCGCCGGAGGCCGCCGAGGTCTTCCGCTCGCTCGGCCGGTGGAATGCGGTCTTTGGCCGGTGGGATCAGGCTGCGGCGTGCTTCCGCATGATGAACGAGGCGAACCGCCTGGGCGATCCCATCCGCATCCTCGAAGGGACCGACCTCCTGATGACCGCCCCGTCCTACCTCGAGGCGGGCGACCGGAAGGCCTATCTGGAATTCCGCGACGAGATGCTGGAGCGCCACCTGCCGACGAGGAATGCGCTACAGGCCGAGCACCTGCTGAAAGTCTGCCTGCTGATCCCGGCGGAGCCCGCCGTGCTGAAGCGCCTGGATGCCGCCGCGCAGATGTGCCGGGACCACAAGCCGGGCAAACCAGGCATCCCGGAATGGAACGCTCTCTCACTCTCCATCTACCACTTCCGAAAGGGCGATTACCAGCAGGCGATCAAAGACGCGGACAAGTGCATCAGCTACAAGGACGCCGCCGGCAGCCGTGCCGCCGCCGCCCGCTGCCTGATCGCGATGTCCCGCCACAAGCTCGGCGATGCCAAGGAGGCGCGCAGCAACATGGAGAAGGTGCGGGCGGAGCTGGCGAGGGTGGAATCGCTCATTGATGAGGCTGGTTTCCCGCCCATCGGCACCTGGTTCTCCTGGGCCATGGTCCGCATCCTGGAGCGCGAAGCCGCTGCAATGACGGGCATTTGA
- a CDS encoding beta strand repeat-containing protein — translation MTTIPLSASAQSTWLGANANWSTASNWNPAALPAADANIIVNDTTVAGLTLNDGSHSVGSILIGNTGNRITGFTVQTNAANTLTIKGGVTASGNFTTGIGTRFRGNTVIANEQTWQVGGAAGTHAEDRGIAINDVGSGNVIGTLALNADLNKSGTGQLTMGALTVTGVGNINVNEGSLKLNAGGSLPLTMAKANGAGKITVNNSALLILSKNSGSFALSRDIEFRNTSNLMTGSGSNTAPGTWEIASNVGWVGTAHTITNNQDANNTSLVHYRMTGVMSGSANLTKTGASNLILAGAGANTHTGNITVNQGALVLDKTGALAVNGNITVAGTGTLTVNQAEQIADTSSITVTGGAIGFTANRAETIASLTIGSPIISSVSGFTVTGATSITSGTHQINSAHTFTTNSLSIANGTLQFVGNGTPPETSIANVGAGGLTLNNAKIEYGNPGANGGNTTTSRVNLSGDLVSTGASRFETVNNAGARILDLQGASRAFAVNGGTLEIRPATENGTNNGPSIENGSVVKTGEGTLVLSRSNSTANFSFNEGPVRLKSEVGAGNVTHAAGPLHMDIGGTSPAKLTASGDFTSTGGTIELTAVEDVTFTGNKELVRYHGTLTGTPVINIPAALQNSRMAPVVDYGTGTDSAITISSAALPLPLTWTGTFGSVWDIASASNFANAGAQNFYDLDSVTFNDTASGSSIVLNSTVTPKDVVFDHGVTVPTFTLTGTGAITGPTKLTKNGTGTTIIATDNSYTGATDILGGTLQVGNGGLTGSLGTGAVQVAAGATLKFARGGYAVVGNTITGAGTLENSGPGTAALTANSDAFTGTVVVSGGTLQIGDGGTTGSLGTLPVSIAAGATFAVKRSETPTISNVLSGAGSLAIVGGSPILNAATVNLHTGGVSVTEGGVLRVPADTTLGEVPADLIPNAIRLDHGGLKNQDTNTVISANRGIAITGEAYFTAGWSKKLTIDGPITGTGNVFINRDSGPVYFSNTASDWNGVLTLGGNRPGFNGETGGVLEITSINNGGVAGPLGKSSAAPGNIVFTGGTLLYSAANIATTDRGFTLEGSGTVNVSAADAALAFSGQVTGPGSLTKTGPGKLTLSGASDFAGEKVIADGTLEVKSTTALGGTGAPVRFTGTAGVLDLATSSSVSPYPVTIGAAASGRILANMAAPGAGIHHTLGQADLAAVTLNVAAGANVTGGDPRVVFSGLSLTAEAAGATILNPTTANISVGGPVSITAGNFAKGLTLGGTGLNSEVTGSIGNGLNTLSLTKANNSLWTLSGDNTFTGNVTVDDGTLVLAHGNALGDPAKTVIVAGDDAQARTPELRLTGGISATVATIQVSGMGMDQTSGAIRNYSGDNTLNATTQVTMRTGNGGTTLYSDSGTLTLNTPLLTSNASNRALTLAGAGNGVINGVIANGSTANLPVSKNGTGTWTLNGASTYSGATLVNQGVLSLNQASLSDTAAVGISTGGVLNLNFSGTDRVGSLIINGEFRPDGVYNASNEPGFITGTGSIRVGAEPSGYGTWAAGYPFTAGVDDGVDQDPDGDGISNLMEYVLGGVPVGAGASDRSILPTHAVTADSLVLTFRRSDASENDVTLKVQWSSDLGTWNDFATIGAGDALPAVDVTEDSPTAGLDTVVVTVPKSLSTTGKLFVRLHAVK, via the coding sequence ATGACGACCATCCCGCTCTCCGCCTCCGCCCAATCCACTTGGCTCGGCGCAAACGCAAACTGGTCCACGGCCAGCAACTGGAATCCGGCGGCCCTGCCTGCCGCCGACGCCAACATCATCGTCAACGACACCACGGTCGCGGGCCTGACGCTCAATGACGGCAGCCACTCGGTGGGCTCCATCCTGATCGGCAACACCGGCAACCGCATCACCGGCTTCACGGTGCAGACCAATGCGGCGAACACGCTGACCATCAAGGGCGGCGTCACCGCGAGCGGAAATTTCACCACCGGTATCGGCACCCGCTTCCGCGGGAATACCGTGATCGCCAACGAGCAAACCTGGCAGGTGGGCGGCGCGGCAGGCACGCATGCGGAGGACCGCGGCATCGCCATCAACGACGTCGGCAGCGGCAATGTGATCGGCACGCTGGCCCTGAATGCCGACCTCAACAAATCCGGCACCGGCCAGCTCACCATGGGCGCCCTGACCGTGACGGGCGTGGGGAACATCAATGTCAACGAAGGCTCCCTGAAGCTGAATGCCGGCGGCTCGCTGCCGCTGACGATGGCCAAGGCGAACGGAGCCGGAAAGATCACCGTCAACAACTCGGCGCTGCTGATCCTTTCCAAGAACTCCGGCAGCTTCGCCCTGTCCCGCGACATCGAGTTCCGGAACACCTCGAACCTGATGACCGGCAGCGGCTCGAACACCGCGCCCGGCACCTGGGAAATCGCCTCGAACGTCGGCTGGGTGGGCACCGCCCACACCATCACGAACAACCAGGACGCCAATAACACCAGCCTGGTCCACTACCGCATGACCGGCGTGATGTCCGGCAGCGCGAACCTCACCAAGACCGGCGCGAGCAACCTGATCCTCGCAGGCGCCGGCGCGAACACCCACACCGGCAACATCACGGTGAACCAGGGCGCGCTCGTGCTCGACAAGACCGGCGCACTCGCGGTGAACGGCAACATCACCGTCGCCGGCACCGGAACGCTGACCGTCAACCAGGCCGAGCAGATCGCCGACACCTCCAGCATCACCGTCACCGGCGGTGCCATCGGCTTCACGGCGAACCGCGCGGAAACGATCGCCTCGCTGACCATCGGCTCGCCGATCATCTCCAGCGTGTCCGGCTTCACCGTGACCGGAGCGACCTCGATCACCTCGGGCACGCACCAGATCAACTCGGCGCACACCTTCACGACCAACAGCCTGTCCATCGCGAACGGCACGCTGCAATTCGTCGGCAACGGCACGCCGCCGGAGACTTCCATCGCGAACGTGGGAGCGGGCGGACTCACCCTGAACAACGCAAAGATCGAGTATGGCAACCCGGGTGCGAACGGCGGCAACACGACCACCAGCAGGGTCAACCTCTCGGGCGACCTCGTCTCCACCGGTGCCAGCCGCTTTGAGACGGTGAACAATGCCGGAGCGCGCATCCTCGACCTGCAGGGTGCTTCCCGTGCCTTCGCCGTGAATGGAGGCACGCTGGAAATCCGTCCTGCGACCGAAAACGGCACGAACAACGGCCCGTCCATCGAGAACGGCTCCGTGGTGAAAACGGGCGAGGGCACGCTGGTGCTTTCCCGCTCGAATTCCACGGCGAACTTCTCCTTCAACGAAGGCCCCGTGCGCCTGAAGTCCGAGGTGGGCGCAGGCAATGTGACCCACGCCGCGGGCCCGCTGCACATGGACATCGGCGGCACTTCTCCGGCGAAGCTCACCGCCAGCGGGGACTTCACCAGCACCGGCGGCACCATCGAGCTCACCGCGGTCGAGGACGTGACCTTCACCGGAAACAAGGAGCTGGTCCGCTACCACGGCACGCTGACCGGCACGCCCGTCATCAACATCCCCGCCGCGCTGCAAAACAGCCGCATGGCTCCGGTGGTGGACTACGGCACCGGCACTGACAGCGCGATCACCATCTCGTCCGCCGCGCTGCCGCTGCCGCTGACTTGGACGGGCACGTTTGGCAGCGTATGGGACATCGCCAGTGCGTCCAACTTCGCGAATGCGGGTGCCCAGAATTTCTACGATCTGGACTCCGTCACCTTCAATGACACCGCGAGCGGCTCGTCCATCGTGCTGAACTCGACCGTCACGCCGAAGGACGTCGTCTTCGACCACGGCGTCACCGTGCCCACCTTCACGCTCACCGGCACCGGTGCCATCACCGGCCCGACGAAGCTGACGAAGAACGGCACCGGCACCACCATCATCGCCACGGACAACAGCTACACCGGCGCGACCGACATCCTCGGCGGCACGCTGCAGGTGGGCAATGGTGGCCTGACGGGCAGCCTCGGCACCGGTGCGGTGCAGGTGGCCGCAGGCGCCACGCTGAAATTCGCCCGCGGCGGCTACGCCGTGGTGGGCAACACCATCACCGGTGCGGGCACGCTGGAAAACAGCGGTCCCGGAACCGCCGCACTGACCGCGAACAGCGACGCCTTCACAGGCACCGTGGTCGTCAGCGGCGGCACGCTCCAGATCGGTGACGGCGGCACGACCGGCTCGCTCGGCACGCTGCCCGTCAGCATCGCCGCAGGTGCCACTTTCGCGGTGAAGCGCTCGGAGACGCCGACCATCTCGAATGTCCTCAGCGGCGCGGGATCGCTGGCCATCGTCGGCGGTAGCCCCATCCTGAATGCGGCGACCGTGAACCTCCACACCGGCGGCGTGAGCGTCACGGAAGGCGGCGTGCTCCGCGTGCCTGCTGACACCACGCTCGGCGAGGTGCCCGCCGACCTCATCCCGAATGCCATCCGCCTCGATCACGGCGGCCTGAAGAACCAGGACACGAACACCGTGATCAGCGCGAACCGCGGCATCGCGATCACCGGTGAAGCCTACTTCACCGCAGGCTGGTCGAAGAAGCTCACCATCGACGGTCCGATCACCGGCACCGGCAATGTCTTCATCAACCGCGACTCCGGACCGGTCTACTTCTCGAACACCGCGAGCGACTGGAACGGCGTGCTAACGCTGGGAGGGAACAGGCCGGGCTTCAATGGCGAGACCGGCGGCGTGCTGGAGATCACCTCGATCAACAACGGCGGCGTGGCAGGTCCGCTCGGCAAGTCCTCCGCGGCACCGGGCAACATCGTCTTCACCGGCGGCACCCTGCTTTACAGCGCGGCGAACATCGCCACGACCGACCGCGGCTTCACCCTCGAAGGCTCCGGCACGGTCAACGTGTCGGCGGCGGATGCGGCGCTCGCCTTCAGCGGTCAGGTGACGGGCCCCGGCTCGCTCACGAAGACCGGCCCGGGCAAGCTGACGCTCAGCGGAGCCAGCGACTTCGCCGGGGAAAAGGTCATCGCCGACGGCACGCTGGAAGTGAAGTCCACCACGGCCCTCGGCGGCACCGGCGCTCCCGTGCGATTCACGGGCACGGCCGGCGTGCTCGATCTCGCGACGAGCTCCAGCGTCTCGCCGTATCCCGTCACCATCGGTGCGGCGGCCTCCGGCAGGATCCTCGCGAACATGGCGGCACCGGGTGCAGGCATCCACCACACGCTCGGCCAGGCCGATCTCGCAGCGGTGACGCTGAATGTGGCCGCAGGCGCGAATGTGACCGGCGGTGATCCGCGCGTGGTCTTCTCCGGCCTGTCCCTGACGGCTGAAGCGGCTGGCGCCACCATCCTGAATCCCACCACCGCGAACATCTCGGTGGGTGGACCGGTGAGCATCACGGCGGGCAACTTCGCCAAGGGCCTGACGCTCGGCGGCACCGGCCTGAACAGCGAGGTGACCGGCAGCATCGGCAACGGCCTCAACACGCTCAGCCTGACCAAGGCGAACAACAGCCTGTGGACGCTCTCCGGCGACAACACCTTCACCGGAAACGTGACGGTGGATGATGGCACCCTCGTGCTGGCCCACGGCAATGCCCTCGGCGACCCGGCCAAGACGGTGATCGTCGCCGGTGACGACGCGCAGGCCCGCACCCCGGAGCTCCGCCTGACCGGCGGCATCTCCGCCACCGTGGCGACCATCCAGGTCTCCGGCATGGGCATGGACCAGACCTCGGGAGCCATCCGCAACTACTCCGGCGACAACACGCTGAACGCGACCACGCAGGTGACGATGCGGACCGGCAACGGCGGCACCACGCTCTACTCGGACAGCGGCACGCTCACGCTGAACACGCCGCTGCTGACGTCGAATGCCTCCAACCGCGCGCTGACGCTGGCAGGTGCCGGCAACGGCGTGATCAACGGCGTGATCGCCAACGGCTCCACCGCCAACCTCCCGGTCTCCAAGAACGGCACCGGCACGTGGACGCTCAACGGAGCAAGCACCTACTCCGGTGCCACCCTCGTCAACCAAGGCGTGCTGTCGCTGAACCAGGCATCGCTCTCCGATACCGCGGCGGTCGGCATCTCCACGGGGGGAGTTCTGAACCTGAACTTCAGCGGCACGGACCGGGTGGGCTCGCTCATCATCAACGGCGAGTTCCGTCCCGACGGCGTCTACAATGCCAGCAACGAGCCGGGCTTCATCACCGGCACGGGCAGCATCCGCGTGGGTGCGGAGCCTTCGGGCTACGGCACCTGGGCGGCGGGCTATCCCTTCACCGCAGGCGTGGATGACGGCGTGGACCAGGACCCGGATGGCGACGGCATCAGCAACCTGATGGAATACGTCCTGGGCGGCGTGCCCGTCGGAGCCGGTGCGAGCGACCGCTCCATCCTGCCAACCCATGCGGTGACCGCAGACAGCCTGGTGCTCACCTTCCGCCGCAGCGATGCCTCGGAAAACGATGTGACGCTGAAGGTCCAGTGGTCCTCGGACCTGGGAACGTGGAATGACTTCGCCACCATCGGCGCGGGCGATGCCCTGCCCGCGGTGGACGTCACGGAAGACTCCCCGACGGCCGGTCTCGACACGGTCGTGGTGACCGTTCCGAAGAGCCTCAGCACCACGGGCAAGCTCTTCGTCCGCCTGCACGCGGTGAAGTGA